Proteins from a single region of Harpia harpyja isolate bHarHar1 chromosome 14, bHarHar1 primary haplotype, whole genome shotgun sequence:
- the TMC6 gene encoding transmembrane channel-like protein 6 isoform X1, with the protein MSRPPSITLRVSEDTDSDGQEPSPDNEGALHTSFHQLIQEQSSLVEAVLELEMQARGREHPARLGPQDACATVWQEPGQDEQHPGYSSASLRILANMPSRTIGRSRGAIISQYYNRTARLRRRSSRPPLQQLCHTARPSLRQYDLETDPARATLEDKRSLLVKELLSLSPSQRSHMLLNVPLSLAEKRTLRQELSGQRGPLRQHAQCRAPSSLCGWSKDYIILGCRGLWYRLLSLLPAMKPWHYALKQIGGRFGSSVLSYFLFLKTLLMFNIISFLILLVFVVALQAAYPPASTSPQSFTGLELLTGAGYFTHSLLYYGYYSNVTLNDPCASSPNDSACPLAAPPLPYNMPLAYVFSVGVSFLVTCILLVYSMSCSFRESYRVGSSAGDLAVKVFCAWDFKVIQRRSVKLQCENICTQLKELLADQQSRSRSLSLCQRLGHSAVLLLAWALSLSTVLGCVLAVHYFSEHMHAVQQDHRARGSSERQQEAILLVLPFMVSLLNMLMPHLYNLLATWEKQESPVAQVYVAICRNLILKMVVLGLLCYQWLSRRVVCSTEECWETCVGQDLYRFVVMDFIFTLLDTLFGELVWRLILEKKLKRKQKPEFDIAQNVLELIYGQTLTWLGVLFAPLLPAVQTLKLLLLFYIKKTSLMQNCQSPSKPWQASHMSTVFITLLCFPSFLGAAVFLSYTIWSVRPSETCGPFQGLENIYKSGKTWVQVLEKSNPNITWFAWVHQHLVENTFLLFFVSGVLLAVIYFNIQVVRGQRRIICLLKEQIANEGEDKIFLIQKLHSVYEQRERHT; encoded by the exons ATGTCCCGGCCGCCCTCCATCACCCTCCGCGTCTCCGAGGACACCGACAGCGATGG CCAGGAGCCGAGCCCGGACAACGAAGGAGCCCTGCACACCTCCTTCCACCAGCTCATccaggagcagagcagcttgGTAGAGGCGGTTCTGGAGCTGGAGATGCAGGCAAGGGGCAGAG AGCACCCGGCCCGCCTGGGCCCCCAAGATGCCTGTGCCACGGTGTGGCAGGAGCCTGGGCAGGACGAACAGCACCCCGGCTACTCCTCCGCCTCCCTGCGGATCCTCGCCAACATGCCCAGCCGTACCATCG GGCGCAGCCGCGGGGCCATCATCTCCCAGTACTACAACCGCACAGCCCGGCTGCGGCGCCGGAGCAGCCGCCCacccctgcagcagctctgccacacGGCGCGGCCCAGCCTGCGGCAGTACGACCTGGAGACCGACCCTGCCAGGGCCACGCTGGAAG ACAAGCGGAGCCTGCTGGTGAAGGAGCTGCTGAGCCTCTCACCCAGCCAGCGCAGCCACATGCTGCTTAATGTGCCCCTCAGCCTGGCAGAGAAACGCACCCTCCG gcaggagctgagcgGGCAGAGGGGCCCCCTGAGGCAGCACGCCCAGTGCCGGGCCCCCTCCTCTCTCTGCGGATGGTCCAAGGACTACATCATCCTC ggctgccgGGGCCTCTGGTAcaggctcctctccctgctccctgccatgAAGCCCTGGCATTACGCCCTGAAGCAGATCGGTGGCCGCTTCGGCTCCAGTGTCCTCTCCTACTTCCTCTTCCTCAAGACGCTCCTTATGTTCAACATCATCTCATTCCTCATTCTCCTGGTCTTCGTGGTGGCCCTGCAGGCTGCATATCCCCCTGCCTCGACCAGCCCCCAGTCCTTCACTGGCCTCGAGCTCCTGACTGGAGCG GGCTACTTCACTCACTCACTGCTATACTATGGCTACTACAGCAACGTCACCCTCAACGACCCCTGCGCCTCCAGCCCCAATGACAGCGCATGCCCCCTCGCAGCCCCCCCGCTCCCATACAACATGCCGTTGGCCTACGTGTTCAGTGTTGGGGTCTCCTTCCTCGTCACCTGCATCCTGCTGGTGTACAG CATGTCCTGCTCCTTCCGGGAGAGCTACCGTGTGGGCAGCTCCGCCGGGGACCTGGCCGTCAAAGTCTTCTGTGCCTGGGACTTCAAGGTGATCCAGAGGCGCTCGGTCAAGCTGCAGTGTGAGAACATCTGCACCCAGCTGAAG GAGCTGCTCGCGGACCAGCAGTCCCGCTCCCGCTCCCTGAGCCTCTGCCAGCGCCTGGGGCACTCTGCTGTGCTTCTCCTGGCCTGGGCCCTCTCGCTGAGCACAGTGCTGGGCTGCGTACTGGCTGTGCACTACTTCTCAGAGCACATGCACGCG GTTCAGCAGGACCACCGAGCGCGGGGCAGCAGTGAGCGGCAGCAGGAAGCCATCCTGCTGGTCCTGCCCTTTATGGTGTCTCTCCTCAACATGCTGATGCCCCACCTGTACAACTTGCTGGCGACGTGGGAGAAGCAGGAGTCCCCCGTGGCACAGGTCTACGTGGCAATCTGCAG gAACCTCATTCTGAAGATGGTGGTCCTCGGCCTGCTCTGCTACCAGTGGCTCAGCCGGAGAGTTGTCTGCTCAACAGAGGAG TGCTGGGAGACGTGTGTGGGGCAGGACCTGTATCGCTTCGTGGTGATGGACTTCATATTCACCCTGCTGGACACGCTCTTCGGGGAGCTGGTCTGGAG GCTGATCTTGGAGAAGAAGctgaagaggaagcagaagcccGAGTTTGACATCGCCCAAAATGTGCTGGAGCTGATCTATGGGCAGACCCTGACCTG GCTGGGCGTTCTCTTCGCACCGCTCCTGCCGGCCGTGCAGacactgaagctgctgctgctgttctatATCAAAAAG ACCAGCCTGATGCAGAACTGCCAGTCCCCCAGCAAGCCCTGGCAAGCGTCTCACATGAGCACCGTCTTCATCACCCTGCTGTGCTTCCCGTCCTTCCTGGGTGCAGCCGTCTTCCTCTCCTACACCATCTGGTC GGTGCGGCCGTCGGAAACCTGTGGTCCCTTCCAGGGGCTGGAAAACATCTACAAGTCAGGGAAGACCTGGGTGCAAGTGCTGGAGAAGTCCAACCCGAACATCACCTGGTTCGCGTGGGTCCACCAGCACCTGGTGGAGAACACCTTCCTCCTGTTCTTCGTGTCTGGGGTCCTGCT AGCTGTGATCTACTTCAACATCCAAGTGGTGAGAGGCCAGCGGAGGATCATCTGCCTGCTGAAGGAGCAGATTGCCAAC GAAGgggaagataaaatatttctcattcagAAGCTTCACTCCGTTTACgagcagagagagagacacacCTGA
- the TMC6 gene encoding transmembrane channel-like protein 6 isoform X2, with protein sequence MSRPPSITLRVSEDTDSDGQEPSPDNEGALHTSFHQLIQEQSSLVEAVLELEMQARGREHPARLGPQDACATVWQEPGQDEQHPGYSSASLRILANMPSRTIGRSRGAIISQYYNRTARLRRRSSRPPLQQLCHTARPSLRQYDLETDPARATLEDKRSLLVKELLSLSPSQRSHMLLNVPLSLAEKRTLRQELSGQRGPLRQHAQCRAPSSLCGWSKDYIILGCRGLWYRLLSLLPAMKPWHYALKQIGGRFGSSVLSYFLFLKTLLMFNIISFLILLVFVVALQAAYPPASTSPQSFTGLELLTGAGYFTHSLLYYGYYSNVTLNDPCASSPNDSACPLAAPPLPYNMPLAYVFSVGVSFLVTCILLVYSMSCSFRESYRVGSSAGDLAVKVFCAWDFKVIQRRSVKLQCENICTQLKELLADQQSRSRSLSLCQRLGHSAVLLLAWALSLSTVLGCVLAVHYFSEHMHAVQQDHRARGSSERQQEAILLVLPFMVSLLNMLMPHLYNLLATWEKQESPVAQVYVAICRNLILKMVVLGLLCYQWLSRRVVCSTEECWETCVGQDLYRFVVMDFIFTLLDTLFGELVWRLILEKKLKRKQKPEFDIAQNVLELIYGQTLTWVRPSETCGPFQGLENIYKSGKTWVQVLEKSNPNITWFAWVHQHLVENTFLLFFVSGVLLAVIYFNIQVVRGQRRIICLLKEQIANEGEDKIFLIQKLHSVYEQRERHT encoded by the exons ATGTCCCGGCCGCCCTCCATCACCCTCCGCGTCTCCGAGGACACCGACAGCGATGG CCAGGAGCCGAGCCCGGACAACGAAGGAGCCCTGCACACCTCCTTCCACCAGCTCATccaggagcagagcagcttgGTAGAGGCGGTTCTGGAGCTGGAGATGCAGGCAAGGGGCAGAG AGCACCCGGCCCGCCTGGGCCCCCAAGATGCCTGTGCCACGGTGTGGCAGGAGCCTGGGCAGGACGAACAGCACCCCGGCTACTCCTCCGCCTCCCTGCGGATCCTCGCCAACATGCCCAGCCGTACCATCG GGCGCAGCCGCGGGGCCATCATCTCCCAGTACTACAACCGCACAGCCCGGCTGCGGCGCCGGAGCAGCCGCCCacccctgcagcagctctgccacacGGCGCGGCCCAGCCTGCGGCAGTACGACCTGGAGACCGACCCTGCCAGGGCCACGCTGGAAG ACAAGCGGAGCCTGCTGGTGAAGGAGCTGCTGAGCCTCTCACCCAGCCAGCGCAGCCACATGCTGCTTAATGTGCCCCTCAGCCTGGCAGAGAAACGCACCCTCCG gcaggagctgagcgGGCAGAGGGGCCCCCTGAGGCAGCACGCCCAGTGCCGGGCCCCCTCCTCTCTCTGCGGATGGTCCAAGGACTACATCATCCTC ggctgccgGGGCCTCTGGTAcaggctcctctccctgctccctgccatgAAGCCCTGGCATTACGCCCTGAAGCAGATCGGTGGCCGCTTCGGCTCCAGTGTCCTCTCCTACTTCCTCTTCCTCAAGACGCTCCTTATGTTCAACATCATCTCATTCCTCATTCTCCTGGTCTTCGTGGTGGCCCTGCAGGCTGCATATCCCCCTGCCTCGACCAGCCCCCAGTCCTTCACTGGCCTCGAGCTCCTGACTGGAGCG GGCTACTTCACTCACTCACTGCTATACTATGGCTACTACAGCAACGTCACCCTCAACGACCCCTGCGCCTCCAGCCCCAATGACAGCGCATGCCCCCTCGCAGCCCCCCCGCTCCCATACAACATGCCGTTGGCCTACGTGTTCAGTGTTGGGGTCTCCTTCCTCGTCACCTGCATCCTGCTGGTGTACAG CATGTCCTGCTCCTTCCGGGAGAGCTACCGTGTGGGCAGCTCCGCCGGGGACCTGGCCGTCAAAGTCTTCTGTGCCTGGGACTTCAAGGTGATCCAGAGGCGCTCGGTCAAGCTGCAGTGTGAGAACATCTGCACCCAGCTGAAG GAGCTGCTCGCGGACCAGCAGTCCCGCTCCCGCTCCCTGAGCCTCTGCCAGCGCCTGGGGCACTCTGCTGTGCTTCTCCTGGCCTGGGCCCTCTCGCTGAGCACAGTGCTGGGCTGCGTACTGGCTGTGCACTACTTCTCAGAGCACATGCACGCG GTTCAGCAGGACCACCGAGCGCGGGGCAGCAGTGAGCGGCAGCAGGAAGCCATCCTGCTGGTCCTGCCCTTTATGGTGTCTCTCCTCAACATGCTGATGCCCCACCTGTACAACTTGCTGGCGACGTGGGAGAAGCAGGAGTCCCCCGTGGCACAGGTCTACGTGGCAATCTGCAG gAACCTCATTCTGAAGATGGTGGTCCTCGGCCTGCTCTGCTACCAGTGGCTCAGCCGGAGAGTTGTCTGCTCAACAGAGGAG TGCTGGGAGACGTGTGTGGGGCAGGACCTGTATCGCTTCGTGGTGATGGACTTCATATTCACCCTGCTGGACACGCTCTTCGGGGAGCTGGTCTGGAG GCTGATCTTGGAGAAGAAGctgaagaggaagcagaagcccGAGTTTGACATCGCCCAAAATGTGCTGGAGCTGATCTATGGGCAGACCCTGACCTG GGTGCGGCCGTCGGAAACCTGTGGTCCCTTCCAGGGGCTGGAAAACATCTACAAGTCAGGGAAGACCTGGGTGCAAGTGCTGGAGAAGTCCAACCCGAACATCACCTGGTTCGCGTGGGTCCACCAGCACCTGGTGGAGAACACCTTCCTCCTGTTCTTCGTGTCTGGGGTCCTGCT AGCTGTGATCTACTTCAACATCCAAGTGGTGAGAGGCCAGCGGAGGATCATCTGCCTGCTGAAGGAGCAGATTGCCAAC GAAGgggaagataaaatatttctcattcagAAGCTTCACTCCGTTTACgagcagagagagagacacacCTGA